The window TGATCCgaaaatggaaatccttgctcaccacgctcagaggaatttgtatgagagtcccacatggaaaagatttggaaaccaaggaGAAAAGTCAACcatttatcactataaaagacCTAATACCCTGGGAGATcaaggtacgctttaattgacccccTCTAAagctctaagtaaaacagaagaattctaacttgaccgtcggagagtgtttggccggcaccacaccggtgctctctgaaagacttctttcgattgcttctgtTGTGCAGGTTCGCGTCGAGTCGCGAGTatggtgtgacccattggtgacaattttcgacgtcatcagttggcgccgtctgtgggaaaggcgtAGCACATtatcgcttcctagacaaaagagttacatggtactcacacgctcgatggcaaccactaacgacGCTCAGGAAGaggaagcccctacgactgcccttgagagacaggccaggacgctcgccgcagccgtggagcgccttaCCAAACGAAATCACGACCTAGAAGAACAGCTGAACCAAAAGAGTGCGGCGGTCAAtaaccaaggagcagatcaagaaGGGACCAGTGCTGAAAGGAGAAATcatgacggaccacaggagagtaacgccccgagcagGCCAGTGCGACGGGACACTAGCGTCCCTTCAGTGACGAATAcggctccacaacccatcatcgcggagatgcaggcgatgaaggaacagatggaagtgcTGATGAACGCtttcaaggggcgagtgtccagtgatcttgacgaccttgtcaaccggactgactcgccatttacggcaaCCGTCAATTCattccccctgccgagtaagttccgcatgccaagtatggatagttatgacggaatcaaggaccctctcgatcacctagagaccttcaagaccctgatgcaccttcagggagtggcagatgcaattatgtgcagggcattccctacaaccctaaagggcgcagcaaggatttggttcagccggctagcaccaaactccatcggcaccttcaaggagctgagcgctcaattcactacgcacttcatcggaggacatcggtataagaaatccacggcttgtttaatgaatatcaagcagagagaggaggagacgttacgggcctacatatcacgcttcaataaagaagcgctctcgatcgacgaagccgacgacaagatattggtggcagcgttcacgaacgggctgaaggggggtaagtttttgttctccctatacaaaaacgacccaaagactatgtcagaggtgctttacagggccaccaagtatatgaacgctgaagacgcactattagcccgagaagatagacccaagaaaagagacagacaagaggatccccgataggaccaggggcggaagaaaggaaggatgggagatcggagggaggagagacgtccaaaacccatgggcgcaaggttcacaagtttcacctcgttgaccgctccgatagaccaagtcctaatgcagattaaggacgaaggatccctgatgtttccgggaaagctgaagagtgatcccaacaaaaggtccagagacaaatattgccgcttccaccgtgaccatggtcacgacatggccgattgctacgacttgaagcaacaaatcgaagccCTTATCTGAtaagggaagctgaagaagttcgtcagcaaggagaggacggatcaacccccacaagaacaacacccccgtcgagaaaacgagcgaccaaggcccccattaggggacataaggatgataatcgGAGGAACGGCTGCGGCCGGAtcgtcaaaaaaggctcgcaaaacataccttcggatggtacagaatgtccagttggcgggtacggtgccaaagatggcaagaagggaaggccccattatcgggttctcggaagaggatgcaaggcgcctacaccatccacacgacgatgccctcgtcgtcagcttgcgggcaggcgactacaataTGCACCGAGTGctggtcgacaacggtagttcggccgatatcttgtactatccggcgttccagcaaatgaggattgacagggagcagctaataccgacaaacgccccgctcgttggtttcggagggagcaGGATATTCCCTTTGGACGCggtcacgttatcggtgacggtaggagattacccccaacaaatcaccaaggacgtaacattcttggtggtcgattgctcgtccgcctacaatgctattattggacgacccacgctcaacttgtggaaggcggcaacatcaacttaccacctaatgatcaagttcccaacggagtatggggtaggagagctacgctaaagtcaaattgccgcacgagaatgctacgtagctatgatggaggtggaagaccaaatccaggccttgaacatagaagaacaccgaacgacggcagaacctacagaaaagctagaggagataactctcgacagttccaatccagaccgaacaaccaagatcggaacgcttgccaaacccgcaatccatcaagagctcgtagctttcttgaggagcaataaggatgtgttcgcctggagccgTGACGATATGCcgggaatcgatccctcggtcatggtacataagttgaatgtgttgccctcgtttccacccgtccgacaaaagaagagagtattcgccccggaacgagaccaagcaatagcggaagaggtccgcaaactccaagaggcaagcttcatcagggaagtctactatcccgattggctggcgaatgtggtaatggtgaagaaagcgagcggcaaatggcggatgtgcgtggacttcaccgatcttaacaaagcatgccccaaagatagctatccccttccaagggtcgacgtcctcgtagactcgacggctcaacaccaattgctaagcttcatggacgctttctcgggttataaccagatccgcatgcacgaggccgatcaggagaagacttcgtttgtaaccagtcaaggactcttctgttacaaagtaatgccattcggcctgaagaatgcgggagcaacataccaaagactaatgaacaagatgttcgcacagcaaatcgggaggaatgtataagtctatgtcgacgacatgctggtgaagagccggaaggaggaagaccacttggaagatctcaaggaaacattcggcacgcttcgatcctacaacatgaaactcaatccgggaaagtgcgcattcggcGTAACGGCAGgtaaattcctaggattcatggtatctcaaagggggattgaggCTAACCCAGACAAAATCCGAGcaataatggagatggcccccccgcgAAATGTGAAGGAGATAcaaagccttaacggcaagaTAGCGGCAttaaatagattcgtgtcgagagccacggacaagtgtttgccgTTCTTTCGCACATTAAAGAAGTctttcgagtggacggacgagtgtcagcggGCATTCGAGGAATTAAAAGCATACTTATCGTCACCACCCCTATTGAGTCCTTCGCAACCTGGTGAAGAACTTTTTCTCTACTTGGCTGTCTCCTCTGTTGCAGTAAGCGCGGCCTTAATTAGAGAAGAGGATAATGCACAAAAGCCCGTATACTACGCCAGCCGagcgctccgcggtgccgaagaaagataccagcctatggagaaactcgcttttgcattggtcacggcggctcgcaagctcaagccctactttcaagcccataccgtaaacgtaatgaccgacaagcccttgcgaagggcactgaGTAACCTTGAAGCCGCAGGacgactgacgctgtgggcaataaaattgagtgagtttgatatcaagtaccgtccacgtgtggccattaaaggacaagctgtagccgacttcatagcggAGTTTACGCGTGACgaggacaagggggcagaagaatcCCCCCAGTGGAGCATATataccgacggatcatccaatcggCGAGCAGGAGGggccggcatagtattgctgtcacctgaaggagacaaaattgaatgtatggtccgtctcgacttccccactaccaacaatgaagcggaATACGAAGCAGTGGCGGCAGGACTtgacctagccaaagccgctggagctgaaagtgtggtcgttTACTGCGAttctcaagtcgtgaccaatcaagtaaacggagattatgaatgcaagggGGAAAGGTTGaggagatatcttgatcaagtaagggcgagagtcgaCGGATTAAAAACAATGATCGTCCAaatccccaggggagaaaatgagctcgccgatcggctagccaaaaccgcttcagcagaacatgtggtgacaccgggtaatgtactttcttttgttcaactttttccactaatagaccccgacaacatgcaggagatacgctccgaaagaaactggactacatAGATAACTTCATACTTGAAGGACGGGTTACTGCCAGAAGAAAAGGAGGCAGCAAGAAAGCTAAATGTCCAAGCGGCGAGGTTCGTCTTAATAAAAGAcgttctttacaagagaggtttctcccgtccttatctAAGATGCCTGGGGGCTGAAGAAGCAGACTACGtcatgagggaagtacacgaagggatATGCAGGAACCATTCTAGATCGCGGTCGTTAGTGCACAAActggtacgagctgggtattactggccaaccatgcagaaggatgccgagtcctacgttaaaagctgcgacaaatgccagaggttcagcaattttatcggacagccagctgaagagctaacccctataacggctccatggccgttcgctcagtggggactagacatcatgggacctttcccaatggcgataaggcagctaaagttcttggtagtgggtattgactacttcacaaaatgggtagaagcggaagccttggccaccattacagaaaagaacattagaagttttgtctggcggagcatcgtatgtaggtttggtattcctagagttcttgtctcagataacgggaggcagttcgacaacggccacttccgggatttctgcacacagctaggaataaaaaaccactactcatcacccgcccatcctcaggctaacggccaggttgaagtcacgaaccgatccctgttaaagattatcaagactcggctcgagggggcaaagggcatatggcccgaagaattgccaagcatactgtgggcatacaggacaacggcgaggactccgacaggagagacaccatttcgactgacatacgggagcgaggcggtcatcccagcagaagttgggctcacaagttacagggttcacaaccatgacgagagcaggaatgacgaatccatgagACTACAGTTGGACCTGATAGACGAGGTTAGGTCGGCGGCGGAgcaaaggatcgctagataccaggatcgtATGTCCAGACATtacaactcccgggtccgacacagaaacttccaagtaggagacctcgtactccggaaggtcatgggtgcaactagagactctacacagggaaaactcggccccaactgggaaggaccttatagagttacgtcatggaaaaggaaaggaacataccacctggagacgacagatggagagaagctaccgcatccatggaatgctgagcatttgaggaaatactaccagtaatagAAACACGGTGAACAACAAccaattttcttttggtttaagctttttataagtttttcttttaactgtttttcttttgctacaatcttgtcgtgccttttttaagcccaagggggcaggcacttttcctttacgcatttctataatcagatgcaattttgatcttctacttggaTGTATGTCATTACAATTGCCCACAAAGTTAACggaaacaaaataaagtccacaagatggacggatacaatatgaagtccacaagatggacggatacaatatgaagtccacaagatggacggatcatcctacagggatgataaccttaagtccacaagatggacagacacaaaataaagtccacaagatggacggatacaatatgaagtccacaagatggacggatcatcctacatggatgataaccttaagtccacaagatggacggacacaaaataaagtccacaagatggacggatacaatacaaagtccacaagatgaacggatcatcctacaaggacgatcactttAAGTcaacaagatggacggatcatcctacagggatgataaccttaagtccacaagatggacggatacaaaataaagtccacaagatggacggatacaatataaagtccacaagatggacggatacaatatgaagtccacaagatggacggatcatcctacatgGACGATCactttaagtccacaagatggacggatcatcctacagggatgataaccttaagtccacaagatggacggatcatcctgcATGGACGATCActttaagtccacaaggtggacggactATCCTAAAGGGTGATAACTTAGTCCataagatggacggatacaaaataaagtccacaagatggacggatcatcctaaaGGGATGATAACATCCTACATGGATGATAACTTAAAGttcacaagatggacggatcatcctaaaGGGATGATAACATCCTACATGGATGATAACTTAGAGTCCACAGGATGGACGGATGCGAAATGAAATCcgcaaggtggacggatcatcccaggaAGATGACCACTTAAGGTTCTCAAGTTGGACGGATCATCCACGACGGATATAAAATAAAGCAAACAAGACGGACTGATcattttacacaataaaatagtatccacaaggtggacggaacATTCCACAGGTTTCcaaagaataaatttttaagATCAAAAACATACCTATACATGAACGGATATAAATAGGTCAAGCAATggcaaaattcaaaacatataaaatgaagtgCACGGATTCATTTAACAAAATAGGCCATTAAAAGGCAATGTTTACATATCATCAACAACGGATGAGAATTGttccaaaaagtaaaaaaaaaaaaaaaaaatatatatatatatatataaataaatatcccTCTACTGAGCCTTGTCCGCATTATCGACGGGCTGAGGAACCGTCTCCGTGTCGGGCTCAGCTTGATCAACTTTCACTGGAGCAGACGACCCGTCACCAACGGCATCGTCAACATCAAAGAGGTCGTCCGTATCCTCTGAGGCAACAGGCACGACGGATGACTGAACCGGGTCTTCAACTTTGAACTTGGAAGCGTCCACGTCTGGATAAGCTTGCTTGACTTGACGGAGGGCATCCATGAAGCCCTGATGGAAAGAATCGCCCAGCTCAGTGATTAGGGCGTCGGAGTCACGGTATTCACGAACCGCCACGTCCTTAGCCTGACGGACTTCATTTTTCAGCTCTGCTATCTCTTTGTCCTTGCTTTCTAGAGCCTTCTTTGCCTCCTCCGTCACCTGTTCAAGGCTCTTCCTTGCCTTCTCCGAAAGCTCAAgtttcttctctatcttgggTTTCCAGTTTCGCAACTGGAGGAgttcttcctccgtctgctccgccTTGACCCGTACACGATCCAACGCCGTCTCATGGCTGAGGCaccgtcccatcagccccttcatcatgaccattgcctaaaaaataacaACATAGTTATAAAACGAACTTTGGCAGATGATTTAAGTTGTATTTGAATAGTAGACGGACTATCTTACCTGTGTAATTGCAAACAGGCCCGTCTcacccatggcctccgtcgagtgATTGCCTAAATCTTCATAATCTTCCGCCGAAATGATGGAGGAAATCTGTTCTAAGGCATGCTTAGAATCCTCTCGAAGAAGGACGGGCGGCTTCTCGTCATCCTTCGACGGGCCCTTCATCAGGCCCTTGCCAACCCCGTGCTTGGTTGGAGTGACCGTCTTCGGAGGCTCCGCCATGAGTCCCACGACGGGATCTAAAGACACTTTCGCCTTCTTGGCCTGACGATCCGCTTTGGGCTGAGTTTTCCGCTTCACAGACGGATTGCTTGGGCCCGTCGCAGGGGGAGCGTCGTCAGCAGTCTTCTTTGCAGCCTTTGCCCGGATCATGGCTCTTCTCTTAGCGTCGTCCATCTCTGAAACATTGACGGGGGagttaattaacaaaaaataagatacATAATTTTTTCAAGTAAAGGGTGACGAACTTACGCCTCCTTATCTGTGCTTCGTACTTGACGGCTGCCGCTGTAGGTTCCGGTCCGTCGCAATACCAGTGAATGGTATTTAGTGTTACCAgcttcgcccaagtcctttcctccggcttgGTCTTTGAGAGAATTTTATCAAGGAAAGCAAATTCCTTAAGGTCAATTTGGGGTCGTCGTCTAactacaaaagaagaaagaggacgGTTAGATTATATTCAAAAAACTTAGTAATGTTAAAGTTTGAAGGATAGTCCATACTAGACGGGTCCAATATGCCCCAAGtagtgtcgacgggcatgaaaTCGGTTTCCCCCGGACGATCCATCCACCCGTCGCCTTCTAGGAAGAAGAACCGACTCTTCCAATCCCTATTTGAGTCCGGCGTGTCATAGATGACTTTCAGCAACGGACTCCTGGGGACGAAGCTATATATTCCCCTGGATTTGTCAATTTCGTCCGGACGGTAGTAGTGGAAAAACTCCCTAACCGTTAGCCTTTTTTCTCCGTTGGACATGGCACCGTACAAGACCTCCATCGCTATAAAAACCCTCCAAGCATTAGGGGAAATCTGGTTCACGGATAACCCCAGTTGACGGAGGAGCAAATGGTGAAGCGAACTCAATGGGAATCTAAGTCCGGCCTTCAACATTTGCTCATATACCCCGACTCCCTCTACCCCgtcatagtaacacttctccgatTTGTAGGGTAGACGGATCGTAACATTTTCTGGAATCTGATAATGATCCCTAAATGTCTTAAAGTGCTTTTCTTTGATAACAGACGTGAAGAAATTCACCGTCCACTCCGGTAGCATGACGAACTTCCTGAGCCCATCAGCACCAATGACGGATCTGACAATTTGATCCTCACCAACACCAGGTCCCTCGTCTGGATCAACCACCTCCAGATCCTCATATGTTGAGGACGAGGAGGAGGTGGACGGACTACTATCATCTGGACTACCTTGTTCTCGATGACCGGACGGatatacttcctcgtaatccAACCCGTCACGAATAACCGACTGATTActcgacgcactagacatttcctacatgAAACGACAAGAGCCTAAGACTCTGACGGTCTATGTGTCTATAACGGGTGTGGATTGTAAGGGAAATTAAAACAAGTATTAGCTTTAAGAAGAGCACTTACCAGTTTTACCAACGAAGTGATGAAGGATGGCGTTGACGATTAAGGTAAATGAACGGATCAGCAGATTATGACGGGTGCGCTTTGACAAGAGTGACGGGTACGCTCTGACAGCCTGATTTCTACTGAAACTGAAGAAATGAGAGGAATCACTCCCTTATTTATAAGAGAGATGCACGGAAGTCAAAGCGTCGCTTCGATCCGAGACAAGATCCAATCAACTTGTAACACGTGTCA of the Quercus robur chromosome 10, dhQueRobu3.1, whole genome shotgun sequence genome contains:
- the LOC126703489 gene encoding uncharacterized protein LOC126703489; its protein translation is MDDAKRRAMIRAKAAKKTADDAPPATGPSNPSVKRKTQPKADRQAKKAKVSLDPVVGLMAEPPKTVTPTKHGVGKGLMKGPSKDDEKPPVLLREDSKHALEQISSIISAEDYEDLGNHSTEAMGETGLFAITQAMVMMKGLMGRCLSHETALDRVRVKAEQTEEELLQLRNWKPKIEKKLELSEKARKSLEQVTEEAKKALESKDKEIAELKNEVRQAKDVAVREYRDSDALITELGDSFHQGFMDALRQVKQAYPDVDASKFKVEDPVQSSVVPVASEDTDDLFDVDDAVGDGSSAPVKVDQAEPDTETVPQPVDNADKAQ